One part of the Nitrosophilus kaiyonis genome encodes these proteins:
- a CDS encoding 4Fe-4S dicluster domain-containing protein, which produces MALLKAPENTPVWVEENRCKACDLCVAYCPAGVLAMVPEPKTILGAMVKVVYPDSCIGCQDCELECPDFAIMVADRKEYKFSKLSAEAKERAEAIKKNHFMAREEDLAVLNA; this is translated from the coding sequence ATGGCATTATTGAAAGCTCCGGAAAATACTCCGGTTTGGGTTGAAGAAAATAGATGTAAAGCGTGTGATTTATGTGTAGCTTATTGTCCAGCTGGTGTTTTGGCTATGGTTCCTGAACCAAAAACAATTCTTGGTGCAATGGTAAAGGTTGTTTATCCTGATAGCTGTATTGGGTGCCAAGATTGTGAGCTTGAGTGTCCAGATTTTGCAATTATGGTTGCAGATAGAAAAGAGTATAAATTTTCAAAATTATCAGCAGAAGCAAAAGAAAGAGCTGAAGCTATTAAGAAAAATCATTTCATGGCTAGAGAAGAAGATCTAGCAGTTTTAAATGCATAA
- a CDS encoding heavy-metal-associated domain-containing protein → MKKSFETLNIKCEGCANSIKKALSSYFDFIEIDLSKEPRIVTVDIKNQDDEEKLKTILRGLGYPLINDRLTKTQEIGLKTKSFISCAVGKFTLD, encoded by the coding sequence ATGAAAAAAAGCTTTGAAACTTTAAATATAAAATGCGAAGGTTGTGCAAATAGTATCAAAAAAGCACTATCTTCATATTTTGATTTTATAGAAATTGATTTATCAAAAGAGCCACGAATCGTTACAGTTGATATTAAAAATCAAGATGATGAAGAGAAATTAAAAACAATTTTAAGAGGACTTGGCTATCCTCTTATAAATGATAGATTAACTAAAACTCAAGAGATAGGTTTAAAAACAAAAAGTTTTATCTCTTGTGCTGTAGGAAAATTTACATTAGATTAA
- the sucD gene encoding succinate--CoA ligase subunit alpha has product MSILVNKDTKVIVQGFTGKEGTFHSEQCIEYGTKIVGGVTPGKGGQTHLDRPVFNTVKEAVDATGATVSMIFVPPAFTADAVMEAADAGIELAVIITEGAPVKDMMYAKMYATKKGMMTIGPNCPGIITAEECKIGIMPGFIFKKGPVGLISKSGTLTYEASNQVVKEGFGITTAVGIGGDPIIGLSYKQLLPMFEADPETEAIVMIGEIGGTLEIEAAEFIKENITKPVVAFIAGQTAPKGKRMGHAGAIISGGQGTAQEKMDALAAAGVYVVKSPADIGKTVAKALKK; this is encoded by the coding sequence ATGAGTATTTTAGTAAATAAAGATACAAAAGTTATAGTTCAAGGATTTACAGGAAAAGAGGGTACATTTCATAGTGAACAATGTATTGAGTATGGTACAAAAATAGTTGGTGGTGTAACTCCTGGAAAAGGTGGACAAACACATCTTGATAGACCTGTTTTTAATACAGTAAAAGAAGCAGTTGATGCAACTGGTGCTACAGTTAGTATGATCTTTGTTCCACCAGCCTTTACAGCTGATGCTGTTATGGAAGCTGCTGATGCTGGAATTGAACTTGCAGTTATAATAACTGAAGGTGCACCGGTTAAAGATATGATGTACGCAAAAATGTATGCAACTAAAAAAGGTATGATGACAATAGGCCCAAACTGTCCTGGAATTATTACTGCTGAAGAGTGTAAAATAGGAATTATGCCAGGATTTATTTTCAAAAAAGGACCAGTTGGACTTATTTCAAAATCTGGGACTTTAACTTATGAAGCAAGTAATCAGGTAGTAAAAGAAGGATTTGGTATTACTACTGCTGTTGGTATTGGAGGGGACCCAATTATTGGTTTAAGTTATAAGCAACTTCTTCCAATGTTTGAAGCTGATCCTGAAACTGAAGCTATTGTTATGATTGGAGAGATTGGTGGAACACTTGAAATTGAAGCAGCAGAATTCATTAAAGAAAATATTACAAAACCTGTAGTTGCTTTTATTGCAGGGCAGACTGCCCCAAAAGGAAAAAGAATGGGACATGCTGGTGCAATTATTAGTGGTGGTCAAGGAACTGCTCAAGAAAAAATGGACGCATTAGCAGCAGCTGGTGTATATGTTGTTAAGTCTCCAGCAGATATTGGAAAAACTGTTGCAAAAGCTTTAAAGAAATGA
- the sucC gene encoding ADP-forming succinate--CoA ligase subunit beta, with protein MNIHEYQAKEIFREYGVPVPRGGVAFTGPEAREEAAKLGGDLWVVKAQIHAGGRGKAGGVKLARSLDEVEKLAEEMIGMTLVTHQTGPEGKKVEKVYIEEGADIQKEYYLGMVLDRSSEMPVMMASTEGGMEIEEVAAKTPEKIIKVAIDPTIGFQGFHGRKLAFGLGLSKEEIRPFIKFAEALYNVYMDKDANLIEINPLIKTGSGEFLALDAKMGFDDNALYKHPDIHEMRDLSEEDPVELEAAKYGLSYVNLDGNVGCMVNGAGLAMATMDIIKHEGGEPANFLDVGGGANPETVAKGFELILQDPNVKSIFVNIFGGIVRCDRIANGILQATQEVEVNVPVIVRLDGTNADIAADILKNAGIKNIIAATDLEDGAKKAVAAAKGEL; from the coding sequence ATGAATATTCATGAGTATCAAGCAAAAGAGATTTTTAGAGAGTATGGAGTTCCAGTTCCTAGAGGAGGAGTGGCTTTTACTGGACCGGAAGCAAGAGAAGAAGCAGCAAAATTAGGTGGTGATCTTTGGGTTGTAAAAGCACAAATTCATGCAGGAGGAAGAGGAAAAGCTGGTGGAGTTAAACTAGCAAGAAGTTTAGATGAAGTAGAAAAGCTTGCTGAAGAGATGATAGGAATGACTCTTGTTACACATCAAACTGGGCCTGAAGGAAAAAAAGTAGAAAAAGTATATATTGAAGAAGGTGCAGATATACAAAAAGAGTATTATCTTGGAATGGTACTTGATAGAAGCAGTGAAATGCCTGTTATGATGGCTTCAACTGAAGGTGGTATGGAGATAGAAGAAGTTGCTGCTAAAACTCCAGAAAAAATAATAAAAGTTGCAATAGATCCAACAATTGGATTTCAAGGTTTTCATGGAAGAAAACTTGCATTTGGACTTGGACTTTCAAAAGAAGAGATAAGACCATTTATTAAATTTGCTGAGGCTCTATATAATGTTTATATGGATAAAGATGCAAATTTAATTGAGATAAATCCTTTAATTAAAACTGGAAGTGGTGAATTTTTAGCTCTTGATGCAAAAATGGGATTTGATGACAATGCTCTATATAAACATCCAGATATTCACGAAATGAGAGATTTAAGTGAAGAAGATCCAGTTGAGCTTGAAGCTGCAAAATATGGCCTTAGTTATGTAAACTTGGATGGAAATGTTGGATGTATGGTAAATGGTGCAGGTCTTGCTATGGCAACTATGGATATTATAAAACATGAAGGTGGTGAGCCTGCAAACTTTTTAGATGTTGGAGGTGGTGCAAATCCTGAAACTGTTGCTAAAGGATTCGAACTTATATTACAAGACCCAAATGTAAAAAGCATATTTGTAAATATTTTTGGTGGAATTGTTAGATGCGATAGAATAGCAAATGGTATCTTACAAGCTACTCAAGAAGTTGAAGTAAATGTTCCAGTAATTGTTAGACTTGATGGTACAAATGCTGATATAGCTGCAGATATTCTTAAAAATGCCGGAATAAAAAATATTATTGCTGCTACTGATTTAGAAGATGGTGCAAAAAAAGCTGTTGCAGCTGCAAAAGGAGAGTTGTAA
- a CDS encoding Fe-S-containing hydro-lyase, whose amino-acid sequence MAEYRLKTPLTDEDVEKLKAGDIVYLSGTIYTARDAAHKRLVDLILNGEELPFDLKGAVIYFVGPTPPKPGEPIGSAGPTTSYRMDSYSPILIEHGLKGMIGKGKRSQEVKEACKKYKAVYFGATGGAGALLSERIKSAEIIAYPELGPEAIRKLEVEDFPVVVVNDIYGNDLYEEGRKLWEQK is encoded by the coding sequence ATGGCTGAATATAGATTGAAAACTCCATTAACTGATGAAGATGTAGAAAAACTGAAAGCTGGTGATATTGTTTATTTATCTGGAACTATCTATACTGCAAGGGATGCTGCTCATAAAAGACTTGTAGATCTTATCTTAAATGGTGAAGAGCTTCCTTTTGATTTAAAAGGAGCAGTTATTTATTTTGTTGGGCCTACACCTCCAAAACCAGGTGAACCAATAGGTAGTGCAGGTCCTACAACAAGTTATAGAATGGATAGTTATTCACCAATACTAATTGAACATGGTCTTAAAGGAATGATAGGAAAAGGTAAAAGAAGCCAAGAAGTTAAAGAGGCTTGCAAAAAATATAAAGCTGTCTATTTTGGTGCTACAGGAGGTGCTGGAGCACTTTTGAGTGAGAGGATAAAAAGTGCTGAGATTATTGCTTATCCTGAGCTTGGCCCTGAGGCTATTAGAAAATTAGAAGTTGAAGATTTCCCTGTTGTTGTAGTAAATGATATATATGGCAATGATTTATATGAAGAAGGTAGAAAACTTTGGGAACAAAAATAA